A region of Ictidomys tridecemlineatus isolate mIctTri1 chromosome 4, mIctTri1.hap1, whole genome shotgun sequence DNA encodes the following proteins:
- the LOC101954626 gene encoding olfactory receptor 52R1: MLASGNGSSHPVSFILLGIPGLESSHFWIAFPFCVMYVVAVAGNIIILHVIRTDHTLHQPMYLFLAMLALTDLVLSSSTQPKMLAILWFHAHEIEYHACLIQVFFIHAFSSVESGVLMAMALDRYVAICFPLRHSSILTTSVVIKLGSVVMVRGLLWVSPFCFMISRMPFCPNKVIPQSYCEHMALLKLVCADTRVNRGYGLFVAFSVAAFDIIVIGISYMKILRAVLQLPSGEARLKAFGTCGSHICVILALYVPALFTFLTHRFGHQVPHLVHIIFANVYLLVPPMLNPIIYGVRTKQIRDRVVRGCCGKEP; encoded by the coding sequence ATGTTGGCTTCAGGGAACGGCTCTTCTCATCCCGTGTCCTTCATCCTGCTTGGAATCCCAGGACTGGAGAGTTCCCACTTTTGGATTGCCTTCCCATTCTGTGTCATGTATGTCGTGGCTGTAGCTGGCAATATCATCATCCTGCATGTAATCAGGACCGACCACACCCTGCACCAGCCCATGTACCTCTTTCTGGCCATGCTGGCTCTCACTGACCTGgtcctctcctcctccacacagCCTAAAATGCTGGCCATACTCTGGTTCCATGCTCATGAGATTGAATACCATGCCTGCCTCATCCAGGTGTTCTTCATCCATGCCTTTTCTtctgtggagtctggggtgctcATGGCTATGGCCTtggaccgctatgtggccatctgcttCCCACTGAGGCACTCTAGTATCCTCACCACATCTGTGGTGATCAAATTGGGGTCAGTTGTGATGGTGAGAGGGCTGCTGTGGGTGAGCCCCTTCTGCTTCATGATCTCCAGGATGCCCTTCTGCCCCAACAAGGTCATTCCACAGTCCTACTGTGAACATATGGCTTTGCTGAAGTTGGTGTGTGCTGATACCAGAGTCAATCGTGGATATGGGCTCTTTGTGGCCTTCTCTGTGGCTGCCTTTGATATCATTGTCATTGGCATATCCTATATGAAGATTTTGAGGGCTGTTCTTCAGTTGCCTTCAGGCGAAGCCCGTCTCAAGGCTTTTGGTACCTGTGGTTCTCATATCTGTGTTATTCTTGCCTTATATGTTCCAGCCCTTTTTACCTTCCTCACCCACCGGTTTGGCCATCAAGTGCCCCATTTAGTACACATCATTTTTGCTAATGTCTATCTTCTGGTACCTCCCATGCTCAACCCCATCATCTATGGAGTGAGAACCAAACAGATCAGGGACAGGGTTGTCAGAGGATGTTGTGGAAAAGAGCCTTGA
- the LOC101961810 gene encoding olfactory receptor 52R1: MLASGNGSSHPMSFILLGIPGLESSHFWIAFPFCVMYVVAVAGNITILHVIRTDHTLHQPMYLFLAMLALTDLVLSSSTQPKMLAILWFHAHEIEYHACLIQVFFIHAFSSVESGVLMAMALDRYVAICFPLRHSSILTTSVVIKLGSVVMVRGLLWVSPFCFMISRMPFCPNKVIPQSYCEHMALLKLVCADTRVNRGYGLFVAFSVVGFDIIVIGISYVKILKAVLQLPSDEARLKAFGTCASHVCVILAFYIPALFTFLTHRFGHQVPQVVHIMFANVYLLVPPMLNPIIYGVRTKEIRDRVIRGCCGKEP; the protein is encoded by the coding sequence ATGTTGGCTTCAGGGAACGGCTCTTCTCATCCCATGTCCTTCATCCTGCTTGGAATCCCAGGACTGGAGAGTTCCCACTTTTGGATTGCCTTCCCATTCTGTGTCATGTATGTCGTGGCTGTAGCTGGCAATATCACCATCCTGCATGTAATCAGGACCGACCACACCCTGCACCAGCCCATGTACCTCTTTCTGGCCATGCTGGCTCTCACTGACCTGgtcctctcctcctccacacagCCTAAAATGCTGGCCATACTCTGGTTCCATGCTCATGAGATTGAATACCATGCCTGCCTCATCCAGGTGTTCTTCATCCATGCCTTTTCTtctgtggagtctggggtgctcATGGCTATGGCCTtggaccgctatgtggccatctgcttCCCACTGAGGCACTCTAGTATCCTCACCACATCTGTGGTGATCAAACTGGGGTCAGTTGTGATGGTGAGAGGGCTGCTGTGGGTGAGCCCCTTCTGCTTCATGATCTCCAGGATGCCCTTCTGCCCCAACAAGGTCATTCCACAGTCCTACTGTGAGCACATGGCTTTGCTGAAGTTGGTGTGTGCTGATACCAGAGTCAATCGTGGATATGGGCTCTTTGTGGCCTTCTCTGTGGTGGGCTTTGATATCATTGTCATTGGCATATCCTATGTGAAGATTTTAAAAGCTGTTCTTCAATTGCCTTCAGACGAGGCCCGTCTCAAGGCTTTTGGCACCTGTGCCTCCCACGTGTGTGTAATCTTGGCTTTctatatcccagccctctttACCTTCCTCACCCACCGCTTTGGCCATCAAGTGCCCCAAGTGGTGCACATCATGTTTGCTAATGTCTACTTACTGGTACCTCCCATGCTCAACCCCATCATCTATGGAGTTAGAACCAAAGAGATTAGGGACAGGGTCATCCGAGGTTGTTGTGGTAAAGAGCCCTGA